From Paenibacillus segetis, one genomic window encodes:
- a CDS encoding ABC transporter permease, translating into MRFYIRKLVAFVSTLILVSVITFLVFQVLPGDPAQIILGVDADPQQIAALRETMGLDRSAGERYLTWVKDTLSGDFGESIRYHRPVADMLVERLPVTLSLALFSLGLTLLVGLPLGIYIARKDGKLSALLLSLFTQLGVSIPSFWLAFILILLFSVTLKLFPTYGYTPWSENPIGAIKSLFLPSLALAIPGVAVVIRYLRNTLLDQSRMDYVRTARSKGQHEKGIMYRHILRNALIPVITIVGLLIADTLGGSIVVENVFALPGIGSLLVTSIGTRDLPLVQTMVLYIAIIVVSINFIVDILYKVIDPRIRLKR; encoded by the coding sequence TTGAGATTTTATATTCGAAAGCTGGTTGCATTTGTATCTACACTCATCCTTGTTTCGGTGATTACTTTCCTAGTGTTTCAAGTCTTGCCTGGCGATCCAGCGCAGATCATCTTAGGCGTTGATGCAGACCCTCAGCAGATAGCCGCTCTACGAGAAACAATGGGACTTGATCGATCAGCGGGTGAACGATACCTAACGTGGGTCAAGGATACGTTATCTGGTGATTTCGGAGAGTCCATTCGTTATCACAGACCGGTAGCAGATATGTTAGTCGAGCGCTTACCGGTTACGCTTTCGCTAGCTTTGTTCTCCCTAGGGTTGACCCTCCTCGTAGGGCTTCCCTTAGGGATTTACATTGCTAGAAAGGATGGTAAATTGTCGGCACTGCTCTTATCACTCTTTACTCAGCTGGGTGTTTCTATACCTTCATTTTGGTTAGCTTTTATTCTTATTTTACTATTCTCCGTAACGCTCAAACTATTTCCAACCTACGGATATACTCCTTGGAGTGAAAATCCGATCGGAGCGATTAAATCATTGTTCTTACCTTCGCTTGCCCTGGCTATCCCAGGGGTTGCCGTAGTGATTCGCTATTTAAGAAATACGCTACTAGACCAATCTCGTATGGACTATGTACGAACTGCAAGAAGTAAAGGTCAACATGAGAAGGGGATCATGTATCGTCATATTTTACGTAATGCACTTATTCCGGTCATTACTATTGTAGGTTTATTAATTGCGGATACACTGGGAGGCAGTATCGTGGTTGAGAACGTATTTGCACTTCCTGGAATCGGGAGTTTGCTCGTAACTTCAATAGGTACAAGGGACTTGCCGCTAGTTCAAACGATGGTGCTATACATTGCAATTATTGTCGTCAGTATCAACTTTATCGTCGATATTCTCTATAAGGTCATCGATCCTCGTATTCGATTGAAAAGGTGA
- a CDS encoding ABC transporter permease, whose protein sequence is MNFKQLFKSKPLMIGSSLIGVLLLLMLISLFYTPYGPNEMNASMRLASPQLAHLFGTDNFGRDIFSRIMNGAQTAFLIGFSSVAIGLVFGVLIGAIAGYFGGWLDEIIMRIIDAMLAFPGILLAIMLVSVFGPGLNNTIIALGIMSIPSFSRIARSGFIQYKEFDFVKASIAKGAGPLRIIFYHILPNMVSSLVVATSLRFSGSILAEAGLSYLGLGVQPPNPSWGRMLNEAQPFMINAPWYVLITGVVITVMVLGFNLIGDGIRDLYDRKG, encoded by the coding sequence ATGAACTTTAAGCAATTATTCAAAAGTAAGCCGTTGATGATAGGAAGTTCTTTAATTGGAGTATTGTTGCTGCTGATGCTAATCAGTCTGTTCTATACGCCGTATGGACCTAACGAGATGAATGCTAGCATGCGTTTGGCGAGTCCGCAGCTGGCACATCTATTCGGGACGGATAACTTCGGTCGGGATATCTTCAGTCGAATCATGAACGGGGCGCAAACGGCATTTCTTATCGGTTTTAGTTCCGTGGCCATCGGATTAGTATTTGGGGTATTGATTGGCGCGATTGCGGGGTATTTCGGCGGTTGGTTGGATGAGATTATTATGCGCATCATCGATGCGATGCTAGCATTTCCAGGTATATTACTGGCAATTATGCTAGTTTCCGTGTTTGGGCCAGGGCTTAACAATACGATAATCGCATTAGGGATTATGAGTATCCCTTCATTTTCACGGATTGCCCGTAGTGGCTTTATTCAGTACAAGGAATTTGACTTTGTCAAAGCATCTATAGCTAAAGGAGCAGGACCACTGCGTATTATCTTTTATCATATTCTTCCGAATATGGTGTCGTCTCTTGTTGTTGCGACTTCACTAAGATTTTCGGGATCGATTCTAGCGGAAGCAGGATTAAGCTATTTGGGACTTGGAGTACAGCCTCCTAATCCAAGCTGGGGCAGAATGCTGAATGAGGCACAGCCTTTCATGATTAATGCTCCGTGGTATGTCTTAATTACAGGCGTAGTGATTACAGTTATGGTTCTTGGCTTTAATTTAATTGGCGACGGAATTCGTGATCTTTACGACAGGAAGGGATAG
- a CDS encoding ABC transporter ATP-binding protein — protein sequence MESALLAMQDVEVAFSIGKKSYPALQGISFQVREKEVLGIVGESGCGKSLTSLSVMGLLPGTAKITKGKIVLGDSDVTHLTAEAWCQIRGQQISMIFQDPMTALNPLVPIGKQIEETVRIHSAISKNEAKQRTLEMMTKVGLSRVEQLYHEYPHQLSGGMRQRVMIAMALICEPQLLIADEPTTALDVTIQAQILDLLRDMNQTTGTAIIFISHDLGVIREVCDRVIVMYAGYIVEDAPVAELLEAPKHPYTLGLLQSIPDIEKRGQPLHTISGRVPAITERSAGCPFVGRCSSASTRCERSVPDLTPVSDTHRVRCHLYSEVGAVI from the coding sequence ATGGAATCAGCTCTATTGGCAATGCAGGATGTAGAAGTGGCATTTTCTATTGGGAAGAAAAGCTATCCTGCGTTGCAGGGCATCTCTTTTCAGGTCCGGGAAAAAGAAGTCTTAGGTATCGTTGGTGAATCCGGTTGTGGAAAGAGTCTCACTTCCTTATCCGTGATGGGACTATTGCCTGGCACGGCCAAGATTACTAAAGGCAAGATTGTATTAGGTGACTCGGATGTGACTCATTTGACGGCGGAGGCCTGGTGTCAGATCAGAGGACAGCAAATATCAATGATCTTTCAGGACCCTATGACAGCCTTGAATCCGTTGGTTCCTATAGGCAAGCAGATTGAGGAGACCGTTCGAATTCATTCGGCTATCTCGAAGAATGAGGCCAAGCAGCGAACTCTCGAAATGATGACTAAAGTTGGTCTCTCTAGAGTGGAGCAATTATATCATGAATATCCTCACCAGCTTTCCGGTGGCATGAGACAAAGAGTCATGATCGCCATGGCGCTCATTTGCGAGCCGCAGCTATTGATTGCCGACGAGCCTACAACAGCTCTGGACGTAACGATTCAAGCACAAATTCTTGATTTGCTTCGGGACATGAACCAAACGACAGGTACTGCGATTATTTTTATATCTCATGATCTAGGAGTCATCCGTGAGGTATGTGATCGAGTGATCGTAATGTATGCCGGATATATCGTAGAGGACGCTCCTGTGGCGGAGCTATTAGAAGCGCCCAAACATCCTTATACCCTCGGATTACTACAGTCGATTCCAGATATAGAGAAGAGGGGCCAACCCTTGCATACGATATCCGGGCGCGTGCCGGCAATTACCGAACGGTCAGCCGGATGCCCATTTGTGGGACGTTGCTCAAGTGCTTCCACTAGATGTGAACGAAGTGTTCCTGATCTTACACCTGTGTCGGATACTCATCGTGTTCGCTGTCATCTGTACTCAGAAGTAGGTGCAGTTATATGA